In the genome of Dermacentor silvarum isolate Dsil-2018 chromosome 1, BIME_Dsil_1.4, whole genome shotgun sequence, one region contains:
- the LOC119462471 gene encoding uncharacterized protein LOC119462471 — protein MSLFFGSSHERFLKALFVELVQGDTGLINAHKLHRALTITITYHRYRVISRKTTSMLMKLVDRDHPGILTKEQFFHLHRVVVCLWKSFIDYDRNNSGWIRRADIRAAMASVNLQLTDDQVNEVLGSDRRRVWITLDYYLQLCATCMLYR, from the coding sequence ATGTCACTTTTTTTTGGCAGCTCCCATGAGCGGTTTCTGAAGGCCCTCTTTGTCGAACTTGTTCAAGGCGATACGGGCCTCATCAACGCGCACAAGCTGCACCGGGCTCTGACAATAACCATTACTTACCATCGGTACCGTGTAATCTCTCGGAAAACCACGAGTATGCTGATGAAACTTGTTGACCGAGACCACCCGGGGATTTTGACCAAGGAGCAGTTCTTCCACCTGCACCGAGTTGTCGTCTGCTTATGGAAATCCTTTATAGACTATGACCGCAACAACTCTGGGTGGATTCGGCGTGCTGACATTCGAGCTGCAATGGCGAGCGTAAACCTCCAGTTGACGGATGATCAAGTGAATGAAGTGCTGGGCTCTGACAGGCGAAGAGTCTGGATCACCCTTGACTACTACCTTCAACTCTGTGCTACGTGCATGCTCTACCGTTAA
- the LOC119460328 gene encoding NADPH-dependent diflavin oxidoreductase 1 isoform X1 translates to MMDRRFLILYGSQTGTAQDVAERIGRQARRYRFCVTVSAMDDYSVAELIKEKCVLFVCATTGQGEEPDNMKRFWSFLLRKSLPLNSLKTMNQSVIGLGDSSYLKFNFTAKRLHRRLAQLGANCLLDPLYADEQHELGTDGMLDPWLGEFWKIILSLHPLPAGCLPISEELLPAPKYGVICDMAYADGPGIIYEKFFEATVVSNQRVTSLDHFQDVRLIKLDIQDSQITFEPGDVVVIYPENCEEDIKEFFRLFSFKADMHLKVTPTEEGTPLPNLLSAQVAIRECAQKYFDLTYIPKRSFFELFWHFGHNDLEKERLREFSTTAGQEDLVDYAIRPRRTVLEVFADFPHTTANVPLAYLFDLIPPIRPRSFSIANSLLCHPRQIHILAAIVNFCTKLKKPRRGLCTRFLASLDPSKGTRVAITTKKGSLRMPPDGVPAIMVGPGTGCAPFCSMIQDRAQRGIARNLLFFGARNAKGDFFFEKEWTKLVAMGLLDLVTAFSRDQGHKIYVQHRIKEHEGKIWKLLCNGGVVYIAGNAKDMVPSVRDALKAVVKSGSLTDENAEELLKNLEKSKRLQIEAWS, encoded by the exons ATGATGGATCGACGTTTTCTGATCTTATACGGCAGTCAGACAGGAACTGCTCAGGATGTTGCCGAAAGAATTGGTAGGCAAGCGAGACGGTATAGATTTTGCGTGACTGTCTCGGCTATGGACGATTATTCTGTAGCGGAACTGATCAAGGAAAAATGTGTGTTGTTTGTCTGTGCTACGACGGGACAGGGCGAAGAGCCCGATAACATGAAACGTTTCTGGTCGTTTCTCCTACGGAAGAGCTTGCCCTTGAATTCGCTGAAGACAATGAATCAGTCCGTGATCGGCCTCGGTGACTCTTCTTACTTGAAGTTCAATTTCACTGCAAAGCGTCTGCATAGGCGTCTGGCCCAACTGGGTGCCAATTGCTTGCTGGACCCTTTATACGCCGATGAGCAGCATGAACTGGGCACCGACGGAATGCTGGATCCCTGGCTGGGGGAATTCTGGAAAATCATCTTAAGCTTGCACCCGCTTCCCGCCGGGTGCTTACCAATTAGTGAAGAGCTATTGCCGGCGCCGAAATACGGAGTCATCTGCGACATGGCATACGCGGACGGTCCTGGAATCATATACGAGAAGTTTTTTGAAGCCACTGTAGTCTCCAATCAGCGTGTCACTAGTCTCGACCATTTTCAAGACGTACGACTTATTAAGTTAGATATTCAAg ATTCTCAAATCACTTTTGAGCCAGGTGATGTGGTGGTGATCTACCCAGAGAATTGTGAAGAGGACATCAAGGAGTTTTTCAGGCTCTTCAGCTTCAAGGCTGACATGCACTTAAAGGTCACACCAACAGAAGAAGGCACACCACTTCCAAACCTCTTATCAGCGCAGGTGGCAATTAGAGAATGTGCCCAAAAATACTTTGACCTTACATACATTCCTAAGAG GTCATTCTTTGAGCTTTTTTGGCACTTTGGTCACAATGACCTTGAGAAGGAGCGCCTTCGCGAGTTCAGTACTACTGCTGGCCAGGAGGATCTTGTGGATTATGCCATCCGGCCAAGACGGACTGTGCTGGAAGTGTTTGCTGACTTCCCCCACACCACAGCCAATGTGCCACTAGCCTACCTTTTTGATTTGATTCCACCTATACGTCCACGCTCATTTTCTATTGCAAACTCACTGCTCTGTCATCCAAGACAAATACACATCTTGGCAGCCATTGTAAACTTCTGCACCAAGCTGAAGAAGCCTCGCAG GGGCCTTTGCACCAGATTTTTGGCCAGCCTCGATCCTTCCAAAGGGACAAGAGTGGCCATCACCACAAAGAAAGGCAGCCTTCGGATGCCCCCCGATGGTGTTCCTGCCATTATGGTGGGGCCAGGGACAGGGTGTGCCCCTTTCTGTAGCATGATCCAGGATCGTGCTCAAAGGGGCATTGCTAGGAACCTCCTCTTTTTCGGTGCCCGTAATGCTAAGGGAGATTTCTTCTTTGAGAAGGAGTGGACCAAGCTTGTAGCCATGGGACTACTTGACCTGGTGACTGCATTCTCACGAGACCAGGGCCACAAAAT ATATGTCCAGCACCGAATTAAAGAGCATGAAGGCAAGATTTGGAAGCTGCTGTGCAATGGTGGAGTCGTGTACATTGCTGGTAATGCAAAGGACATGGTACCTAGTGTGCGGGATGCCCTCAAGGCTGTTGTCAAGTCTGGTTCCCTTACAGATGAAAATGCTGAGGAGCTTCTAAAAAACCTTGAAAAATCAAAACGACTACAAATAGAAGCTTGGTCTTAG
- the LOC119460328 gene encoding NADPH-dependent diflavin oxidoreductase 1 isoform X2, with translation MMDRRFLILYGSQTGTAQDVAERIGRQARRYRFCVTVSAMDDYSVAELIKEKCVLFVCATTGQGEEPDNMKRFWSFLLRKSLPLNSLKTMNQSVIGLGDSSYLKFNFTAKRLHRRLAQLGANCLLDPLYADEQHELGTDGMLDPWLGEFWKIILSLHPLPAGCLPISEELLPAPKYGVICDMAYADGPGIIYEKFFEATVVSNQRVTSLDHFQDVRLIKLDIQDSQITFEPGDVVVIYPENCEEDIKEFFRLFSFKADMHLKVTPTEEGTPLPNLLSAQVAIRECAQKYFDLTYIPKRGLCTRFLASLDPSKGTRVAITTKKGSLRMPPDGVPAIMVGPGTGCAPFCSMIQDRAQRGIARNLLFFGARNAKGDFFFEKEWTKLVAMGLLDLVTAFSRDQGHKIYVQHRIKEHEGKIWKLLCNGGVVYIAGNAKDMVPSVRDALKAVVKSGSLTDENAEELLKNLEKSKRLQIEAWS, from the exons ATGATGGATCGACGTTTTCTGATCTTATACGGCAGTCAGACAGGAACTGCTCAGGATGTTGCCGAAAGAATTGGTAGGCAAGCGAGACGGTATAGATTTTGCGTGACTGTCTCGGCTATGGACGATTATTCTGTAGCGGAACTGATCAAGGAAAAATGTGTGTTGTTTGTCTGTGCTACGACGGGACAGGGCGAAGAGCCCGATAACATGAAACGTTTCTGGTCGTTTCTCCTACGGAAGAGCTTGCCCTTGAATTCGCTGAAGACAATGAATCAGTCCGTGATCGGCCTCGGTGACTCTTCTTACTTGAAGTTCAATTTCACTGCAAAGCGTCTGCATAGGCGTCTGGCCCAACTGGGTGCCAATTGCTTGCTGGACCCTTTATACGCCGATGAGCAGCATGAACTGGGCACCGACGGAATGCTGGATCCCTGGCTGGGGGAATTCTGGAAAATCATCTTAAGCTTGCACCCGCTTCCCGCCGGGTGCTTACCAATTAGTGAAGAGCTATTGCCGGCGCCGAAATACGGAGTCATCTGCGACATGGCATACGCGGACGGTCCTGGAATCATATACGAGAAGTTTTTTGAAGCCACTGTAGTCTCCAATCAGCGTGTCACTAGTCTCGACCATTTTCAAGACGTACGACTTATTAAGTTAGATATTCAAg ATTCTCAAATCACTTTTGAGCCAGGTGATGTGGTGGTGATCTACCCAGAGAATTGTGAAGAGGACATCAAGGAGTTTTTCAGGCTCTTCAGCTTCAAGGCTGACATGCACTTAAAGGTCACACCAACAGAAGAAGGCACACCACTTCCAAACCTCTTATCAGCGCAGGTGGCAATTAGAGAATGTGCCCAAAAATACTTTGACCTTACATACATTCCTAAGAG GGGCCTTTGCACCAGATTTTTGGCCAGCCTCGATCCTTCCAAAGGGACAAGAGTGGCCATCACCACAAAGAAAGGCAGCCTTCGGATGCCCCCCGATGGTGTTCCTGCCATTATGGTGGGGCCAGGGACAGGGTGTGCCCCTTTCTGTAGCATGATCCAGGATCGTGCTCAAAGGGGCATTGCTAGGAACCTCCTCTTTTTCGGTGCCCGTAATGCTAAGGGAGATTTCTTCTTTGAGAAGGAGTGGACCAAGCTTGTAGCCATGGGACTACTTGACCTGGTGACTGCATTCTCACGAGACCAGGGCCACAAAAT ATATGTCCAGCACCGAATTAAAGAGCATGAAGGCAAGATTTGGAAGCTGCTGTGCAATGGTGGAGTCGTGTACATTGCTGGTAATGCAAAGGACATGGTACCTAGTGTGCGGGATGCCCTCAAGGCTGTTGTCAAGTCTGGTTCCCTTACAGATGAAAATGCTGAGGAGCTTCTAAAAAACCTTGAAAAATCAAAACGACTACAAATAGAAGCTTGGTCTTAG